A window of the Lolium perenne isolate Kyuss_39 chromosome 7, Kyuss_2.0, whole genome shotgun sequence genome harbors these coding sequences:
- the LOC127313093 gene encoding uncharacterized protein, whose amino-acid sequence MSSRHETREEGRAVPVADAAPGDTAPMVITASGNHGIPVLITPASTGATASFQGFLLLQQEAAKKEEEAEDPLAERKKWFREMRGWLMVLATVAASVAYQAGLNPPGGFWQDNNDGHRAGNPVLRDQHWVRYVLFYYFNATAFVTSLVIMVLLMSERFYHGEAKVMALMFATFIDLASLVGAYIAGTTRYASSCVYIVVITCVSFVGVIYIGEAMGEICAFVLRRIRCMRDLAKLKWCPVPADVVTKSLPEKEAEERRKRANERRKRPCCPCCAPPATTDSRDVEGQ is encoded by the exons ATGTCTTCTCGGCACGAGACGCGGGAAGAAGGCCGAGCCGTCCCCGTTGCGGACGCTGCTCCCGGCGACACCGCCCCCATGGTGATCACCGCCTCGGGCAATCACGGCATCCCCGTGCTCATCACGCCAGCCAGCACAGGCGCCACCGCGTCGTTCCAGGGCTTCCTGCTCCTGCAGCAGGAGGCGGCCAAGAAGGAGGAAGAGGCCGAGGACCCGCTGGCGGAGCGGAAGAAGTGGTTCCGGGAGATGCGTGGGTGGCTGATGGTGCTGGCGACGGTGGCAGCGTCGGTGGCATACCAAGCGGGGCTGAACCCTCCCGGCGGGTTTTGGCAGGACAACAACGACGGGCACCGCGCCGGCAACCCGgtgcttcgggaccagcactgggtgcgCTACGTCCTCTTCTACTACTTTAACGCGACGGCGTTCGTGACCTCGCTGGTCATCATGGTGCTGCTCATGAGCGAGCGCTTCTACCACGGGGAGGCCAAGGTGATGGCGCTCATGTTCGCCACATTCATCGACCTCGCCAGCCTCGTCGGCGCCTACATCGCCGGCACCACCCGCTACGCCTCATCATGCGTCTACATCGTCGTCATCACCTGCGTCTCATTCGTCGGCGTCATCTACATCGGAGA GGCAATGGGCGAAATATGCGCCTTCGTACTGCGGAGGATAAGGTGCATGCGTGACCTCGCGAAGCTCAAGTGGTGCCCGGTGCCGGCAGACGTGGTGACCAAATCATTGCCGGAGAAGGAGGCGGAGGAGCGTAGGAAGAGAGCCAACGA